GAGAAGTTACTCAGCTCGTTTCAAACCGCAGCTTTGTTTGCTCCTGCTCGCAGCCCGAAGGAAATTCTGCAGAACGTCAAGCTCGATGTGGATGCCGCGGGAGTGACCTTCTCGGCGACCGACATGGAAGTAGGCGTGCGGGTGGCAGTCGAAGGTGTGGAAGTGGAAACTCCTGGGAGCATCGTGTTGCCGGTCGGTCACGTCGGCGCGCTCTTGCGAGAGAATAGCGACGAGTTTCTGGCGATAGAATCGACCTCGCGCGGGACGATCGTCCGCGGTGAACGGAGCGAGTTCAAACTTCCGAGCAACGATCCGGAAGAGTTTCCGGAAGTTGCTAAGTTTACGGAAGAGAAATATCACGTCATCGCGGCACCATTGTTCCGCCAGATCATCTCGCGCACTGAGTTCGCAACCGATCTGGAAAGCAGCCGGTATGCGTTGGGCGGCGTGCTGGTCGAACTCGACGAGAATAAAATCATCGCCGTGGGGACTGACGGTCGCCGGTTGTCGCGCATGGAAGGCCCAGCGTCTTCGGTCGGTGGTCATAAGACCGGTGATACGATGACGATCATCCGGACGCAGTCGATGCGGCTCTTCAATCGCTCGGTGCAAGACTCCGATGGCGAAGTCCACCTGGCAGCCCGTGGCAACGATGTGCTGCTGCGTACACCGCGCGCGACGTTCTATTCGCGGCTGGTTGAAGGGCGCTTTCCACGCTGGCGCGATGTGTTTCCTAATCGTCGCGACATGCAGCGGATTCCGCTCACGGTCGGTCCGTTGCACGCCTGCTTGCGTCAGGCCGCGGTGGTGACCAACAACGATAGCCGCGGCATCGACTTCAGCTTTCAGCCCGGCACGCTCACGCTGTTATCGTCAACGGCGGATATCGGCCAGGCTCAAGTCGAACTGCCGATCGCTTACGACGGACCGCCAATCGTCGTCACGCTCGATCACCGTTTTGTCTCCGACTTTTTGAAGGTTTTGAGTCCCGAAACGAACATCACGCTCGAGATCGAAAACAGCGAGACCGCTGCGGTCTTCCTGGCTGACGACGACCGTTACGGGTATGTCGTGATGCCCCTCTCGCGCGATCGCTAAAGAATCAATCTGTGCCCGTTCTGACACGCGCATTCATGGATGAATGAATGAAAAAACCAACCGAAGAAGAACGTTATCTGCAGGACGACTACAAGCGGCGGCGGGTCCCTGTTGCCGCTGCGAAAAAGATGGGGGATGTCGTCGGGCAACTCCTCGTCAAGCGCGGCTATGCCAACGTGCAGCAAGCTGCTTCGCTCGATGCCGTTTGGAATCAAGCTGTCGGTGAGCGATTCAGTTCGCAAACCAAAGCAGGGCAGGTGAAGCGGGGTGTCCTGGAGGTGTTCGTCGGCAACTCGGCGATTCTGCAAGAGTTGACGTTCGTCAAAGCCAAGCTGGTGAAGTCGCTCGCTCAAGCCGCCGCGACCAGCCAGATGCAAGAGAAGATTCGTGATATCAAGTTCCGTGTAGGTCCAGTGAAGTAGTCAGTAATCACCGCTTCGGCGGTTTGGGAAGTGCAACAAATACCATGTCTGAAGCCAATCAAGATCCGAATCCCGCTGGAAAAGACGATTACGATTCCGAGTCGATTCAGCACTTGTCCGACGTCGATCACGTGCGCCTACGGCCCGGAATGTACGTCGGCAATATCGATGAGCAAGGGCTGCATCATCTGGTTTATGAGCTCGTCGATAATTCCATCGACGAAGTAATGGCCGGTCATGCCAAGAACGTCCTCGTCACGATTCGCAACGACGGTTCTTGCAGCGTCGAGGATGACGGCCGCGGTATTCCCGTCGATCGTCATGAAGAAGAATCGGTCAAGCAGGGCCGGGAAGTCACCGCGC
Above is a window of Anatilimnocola aggregata DNA encoding:
- the dnaN gene encoding DNA polymerase III subunit beta, yielding MKIRCNREKLLSSFQTAALFAPARSPKEILQNVKLDVDAAGVTFSATDMEVGVRVAVEGVEVETPGSIVLPVGHVGALLRENSDEFLAIESTSRGTIVRGERSEFKLPSNDPEEFPEVAKFTEEKYHVIAAPLFRQIISRTEFATDLESSRYALGGVLVELDENKIIAVGTDGRRLSRMEGPASSVGGHKTGDTMTIIRTQSMRLFNRSVQDSDGEVHLAARGNDVLLRTPRATFYSRLVEGRFPRWRDVFPNRRDMQRIPLTVGPLHACLRQAAVVTNNDSRGIDFSFQPGTLTLLSSTADIGQAQVELPIAYDGPPIVVTLDHRFVSDFLKVLSPETNITLEIENSETAAVFLADDDRYGYVVMPLSRDR
- a CDS encoding DUF721 domain-containing protein; translation: MKKPTEEERYLQDDYKRRRVPVAAAKKMGDVVGQLLVKRGYANVQQAASLDAVWNQAVGERFSSQTKAGQVKRGVLEVFVGNSAILQELTFVKAKLVKSLAQAAATSQMQEKIRDIKFRVGPVK